The genomic region TTTAAAGTTGATGGTAAAAAGACACTGGAGCAACTTATGAATGAAATGAAACTAAAAAGAAAAGATGCTCTATCACTTTTTCTGCTTCTTGTAAAAGAAGGAGCTCTTAAAGCAAAAGTTTCTCCAAGTGTTTATCAAAAAATAGAAGAAGAGATAAGTAAAAGTTAAAAAATAAATTTAAAAAATTTATGAAAAAAAATTTATTTATATTTTTTATATTTTTATTAATTATTAATTTTTCCATAAAAGATGTAATTTCTAAAGATTATTATTTTAAAAGAGTTTATACAGAGATTTACATAAATAAAGATGGTTCGTTTGATGTAAACATTGAGAGAACATATCACTTTTCTGGTTCTTTCACATGGGGTACTTATTATATTGATAAAAAGGGATTCACAGAAATTAGAGACTTTTCTTTAAGAGACGAAGAGAAGGAATATAAAAAAGAAGATTATGAATCTCAAGCAGATGGAACTTATATATTTAAAGATTTAGGAAATCAATATTTCATAAAATTTTATTTTAAGGCAGAAAATGAAGATAAGGTGTTTCATTTTAAATATAAGGTAATTGGTGGAATAAAATCTTATCTCGATATTAGTGATTTTTATTGGAAAGTGATAGAAGATAGATGGGAAAAGGACACTCGTGAATTTGAATGTAAAATATATCTTCCAGAAGAAATAAAAGAAGAAAATTTCTATGTTTTTGCACATGGACCATTATGGGGAAAAATAGAAAAATTAGATGGTAAAGGCGCAAGACTTTATATAAAAGATTTACCAAAAGAAACATTTGTAGAAGCAAGAATTTTATTTCCAAGTGAAATACTTGAGACAGAAAAAATTTCACAATTTAAATTAGATGAAATTTTAAAATATGAAAGAGATTTAGCAAATAAATCTAATATCGTTAGATTGAGAGTTAAATTTATTTTTTATTTAATTATCATTATTCCAATTATTTTATTTTTAATTTGGTTATTATTGTTTAGAAAATTTGGTATTGAGTATAAAGTTATTAAAAATTATGAATATTACAGAGAGCCACCAGATAATCTTGATCCTGCTATTGTTGGATATCTTATGAATTGGAAAAATGTATCATCAAAAGAGTTTATTGCAACACTAATGGATTTAATTAGAAAAGGATATATAGAGGTTGAATCAACAAAAAAAGAGGTTGGGACAATTTTTAAAAAAGAGAAAGATGTTTTGCTTTTTAGAAAAACTAACAAAGATCCATCCTTTTTAAAGAGTTATGAAAAAATTATTTATGATTTTTTATTCACA from Caldisericia bacterium harbors:
- a CDS encoding DUF2207 domain-containing protein translates to MKKNLFIFFIFLLIINFSIKDVISKDYYFKRVYTEIYINKDGSFDVNIERTYHFSGSFTWGTYYIDKKGFTEIRDFSLRDEEKEYKKEDYESQADGTYIFKDLGNQYFIKFYFKAENEDKVFHFKYKVIGGIKSYLDISDFYWKVIEDRWEKDTREFECKIYLPEEIKEENFYVFAHGPLWGKIEKLDGKGARLYIKDLPKETFVEARILFPSEILETEKISQFKLDEILKYERDLANKSNIVRLRVKFIFYLIIIIPIILFLIWLLLFRKFGIEYKVIKNYEYYREPPDNLDPAIVGYLMNWKNVSSKEFIATLMDLIRKGYIEVESTKKEVGTIFKKEKDVLLFRKTNKDPSFLKSYEKIIYDFLFTNLIYEDLLKYYIDKKKLKYCEKFIKEKSKPLSDFAGRSDTVVSSIDIENYIKRNRQEFKTLFDAFSEQVKEEGKSYNFFEEKGFNLVVLMIVLIIVYAFISFILVGNLKLSTSLIIYSIISSFILFFLSTFMPRRTLNGAETFNKWNAFKKFLKDFSNLREAIPMSIILWEKYLVFSTLFGISEKVLNELKYLIPKMSEEEIRRSNLFSISYHGGSLNFSNVSANLNSLASSFNSISRIATSSLSSSGGGGGFSGGGGGGGGGGGGGAG